Within the Dolichospermum compactum NIES-806 genome, the region ACGTAACTTACCAGCATAATCAATTCCTAATTCCTGATCGTGACTGAGGGCAATATCCCAGCCAAAGTTACCATAATTGGTGGCGAAAATTCCCTCTAAACCAGCAAGTTGTTGTTTAAAATCTGCTTGTACATAACTGCCTAAAGTCAACTGATTAGTTATACCTAAACGGTGGGATAAAGTCAAAATCGGTTGAGTAAAATCATAAGTGCGATCGCCCTTACTCTCAAGAGATGGAACACCCACACTATAGGCAAATTGCTGTACTCCAGGTGCTAATAAATCTCCCGCTACAGGTTTATAAAAATTCAATCTTTGCACCTGACCCACATCATCTTTAATCACTAACTCTACATCATTAATACCCCCATTCAAAGGTAAATCGCGGATATCTTGTCGTCCTGCTCGTAACTGTAAAGTCCGTTGTAATCTACCATTAACTAATACATCAACTAATGAATCTTTTTCTAAGAAAAACTCAAATTGGCTAATGGGTCGAGTGACTAAATAAGGTTGTAAACTAAAATTTTTGGCGACAGAAATTCCCAATTGAGGCTGACTATTTTGATAACCTGTAATGGGAAGAGCCAGATCCCCCACTACATAACGCAAAGCTTGTGCTGGTGCATCCCTAACTACTCGCAAATCTCCCCTAGTAAAAGCAGGTTCTCTTCCTTCTGTAAAATTGCCCCGTCCCTCAAACACCCAGTTTTGATAATTCAATGCACCATCTACAGCTAAACGTAAAGGTTGCAGTCCTATATTTGTTTGTCCTGAATCAGACCAAATATAATCTTTATCAGCGCGAAAATTAACATAGCCGCTAAAAGTGCTGGGAAGCACCGCTTTTTCAATATCAGGAGGTAATCTACTAGTATTTAACTGAGCTACATTAGTACGACGTTGAGCAGGTGTAACTTGAATTTGTAATTCTAATTTAGAGCGATCAAAAGTTGCTTGTAAGCCATTTTCTAGCAAAACTTCTAAGCTTAAATTACCTTGAGTATCAACCGCACTTGTCAGTTTTGCTTGGGTATCTGGACGAATAACTTTTTCTGTTTCTACTAACAAAGGTGCTGCTTGAATGCGAACTGCGGGAATATTTCCCAAGGTCAATAATACCTGTCCTCTTTGTTGTCCATCAATAAAAAATGGTACAATGACTCTCTGGTTTTCGTTACGGGGTTTCTTAAAAATTTCCTCAAATGTCGGATCTTGGTTTTCCTTTTTGGGAGGTATATTTGGCGATGGAGAAGGTGAATCCTGTCCTAAACTGGCTGTAGAATTAAATAAACTAGAACTGAAGGAAAAAAAGATAAATAGTCTTAATTTAATCGGATTTAATCTTAGTTTCATTCAAGACAGAAATCTCTTTTTAAAGATGATTAACACTTGCCCAAAATTGTTCTAAGAGGATGTCTGAGAAGTATCTTGTCGAGATCCCCCCAACCCCCCTTAAAAAGCCCTTAAAAAGGGGGGCTAAATTCTTCAAAGTCCCCCTTCTTAAGGGGGATTTAGGGGGATCTTTTCAAACATCCTCATGAGGAGAGCTTGACAAAGGGGTTGATATTCTTGATTATTCAACATCTTTAAATGTAAATGTGCCTGTGACTTTGCCTATAGGTAATTGTTGAGGCCAAGGAATAGAAAACCGTCGCTGACTACCTGCCAAAATCAGCCCATTATTCACACCTTCTAACTGTTCTGATTTGAGAGTAAATTGAGTTCCTTTGTCGCTAGTTAAGTTTAAATTTAATTCTGATAATACTGCCCGGCGAGTACCCTGATTATCAAAAGTAATTACTAACAAATCCTTTCCATCTTTTGATTTTTCATGAGTAATGCCATTCAGGATAACTTTAGATTGTGTATTTTTAGGGCGAATATACACCGATCCTATGTAACGAAACGTAATTTTGATTCCGGCTGCTATTGCCTGTGATTGTGATTGTTGGGTATCTTTTAAATTAATTGGTAACTGTTCAGCTATAATACGATAATTTAGTTCTTTTTCAGGGTTAGGATTACCTAACCATGTCACTCGCACCGATTGTACACCTTGAGGTGGTAGGATTATTTGGGATGGATAAACTAAAAAATCATCATCAGCTTTTTCAGTGGATTCTTGACCTTCTAAGCTGATTTTTCGTTTCACCATTGACAGTTCAACGGCGATTTGTTCTGAGGTATCATTAATAATTTTATAAGACTGGGTAGCACCTGCCCCTGCTGGTTCAAATACTTTAGAAATTGGCTCTAATTTAAAGGCTAGTGCTGGTGAAATGCTACTTAATACTACGAAAAAAATAAAGATAAAAAAATGCCGAATTGAGAGTTTCATGATTTGATTGTTATCAAATACAGTTAGATTAAATGTTTTTACCCCTCCCTAACCCTCCCCTTAGTAAGGTGAGGGAACTGGATTTTTATTGTTTCCCCAATTCAGGACTTACGCAAAATAGAACGAAAGTAGGGGTAATACCCTTCGGGAAGCAAGCTACATGAATTACCCCTACGCAAGAATAAGGTTTTCAGTCACATCTTACGTAAGTCCTAAAATTAAAGGTTTAAGTCTCAGTGGAAATTATTAAGGTTAAGGTATCACTGTATGTTCCTGCATCGGCATTATTCATGTTTGTAATCTCAATGTATAAGTCTCCATTACCAGTCACAGACCTTGAGAAGTCGGTTACAGTATCAAAACCATCGATTGGAGCTTCACTTCCATCATCACCTACGTGAAGTTTGTATGAAATCTGATCTAAATTGTCACTCATCAAGTTGCCGCTATTAGTCGAGGATGCAGTTAGGATTACATAAGGTGTGTTACTTGTAACACTAAAGTCAGCAATTTTTACAATCCCTCGTTGACTTGATAGGATGCTGTCGTATAAGTCAGTAGCTTCAGTTGTTGAGGTTAATGTAATGTTAGCTGTTACAGGCACTGTGGCATTAAGTTCAATAGTACTAGTTGTCTCAGCAAACGCAGCAGATCCAAAACCAAGGGGACTAAGAATTAAGCTAGAAGCAATGAAAAAACGACGTAAAGACATTGTAACTCTCTCCTGAAAGTCTTTAGAAAAGGTAGAAATCAATTAAATTCCGTTTTGTTAAGCGTGATTCAAAGATATCAACAAAACCCACAGTTACAAGTAGCAACTTGTGTTTTTTAGATCACGGCGTAAATAAAACAACCACTCTCAATAATTACTAAAAAGCCTAGGCCATATTATTTTTGACTTCCGCCTTGCGGTACTAGTCTTGTTATATTTTTAGTGGTTTTTTCTGTTGACAATCACATTATTCAATAAAAGATATCAATTATTAATAGCAATAATACTGATTTTTTTTTTTTTTTTTGACATTACTAGAGTGCTAGGCTGCATCAGTACAAAAGACTTATCCAAAAAAGAAAGTACAAAATATTTGACGAATTACCCCTCGTGAATACTATTGCTTTATTTGTAAAAATAATTACTTTGTCCTATTTTTGAGGCTAGTGATCATTAAGACAGGACTTACGCAACTGGCACATTGGCAAAGTCTGTCAGACTACATAGGGTTTGCTGAAAAAGTCTTTTCGTGAGGTCTAGGAGTCACCGAGTCACCGAGGAAAAATTAGGAGGAGATAAGAATAGTCTCGAATCTGAGAAAGTGATAGGTTTTTAATGGTTTCAATGCTTATTCCTCGCACCTAATTCACTTTTTTAAGCCTGAAACTCTTAATATATCTAGGTTTTTGGTTTATTCAGCAAGCCCTAAATACAAGTAAGCAAAGGCACAAAATGTCAAACTTTACATTTTTCAATTTCATACCTGAGTTCGGCAATGCCAAAAATTGAAGTTATAATAGGCTGTGATTGCTATTTTTAGTTGATGTTAAGCTGTTACGCAGCTAGATCCAATAATCCTAATATTGTTATTTCTTGTAGTGCGGGCATCTTGCCCGCAAGAATTATACAAATTAAATGCACAACAGCTTATCCTATAAATTCTGAAATTCTATCTTAAATCCTATAAATTCTGATTCAGATAAATTTATGACTCGTAAAAAAATATTATTAGAAAGTCAATCCTACACTTTTCGATCTTACTTTGAAATGCCCTATGAAGCTGATGAAATATTAGCAGAATTGGGCTATTCTTTAATAAGAAGATATATTGATTTACCTAAAAGTAATCATCCTTTACAAAGACTAGAGGAATTAAAACAACGAATTGAAGAATCTTTACCTTTAGTAAGTTTAAGTAGTGAAACAGCAAGACGAGAAACCCTAGTAGCACCAACATTATTAGAAGTTGCTCGCTATTGTCAATGTCAAGTGAGAATTGAATACCCATTGTCTGTAAATAACTGGTTAAAGGGTAATTTAGATTATTTTCTCAAACATAATCCTAGTTTATTGGTAGTTGAAGCTAAAAATGATGATTTAACACGAGGTTTTACACAACTTGCTGTAGAATTAATTGCTATTTCTCAAGTTGAAGAAGGAGATGTTTTTTATGGATGTGTTACCATTGGTGATGCTTGGCGTTTTGGAATATTAGAAAAAACCAATCAGCAAATTTTTCAGGATATTTCCTTGTATCGCATTCCTAATGATTTAGAAGATCTAATGAGAATTTTGGTAGGAATTTTGGCATAAACTAAATTTTCTAAGTTTACCCAATAAATTTGTTAGGACTCACATTAAGTTTTATGCAGGAAAGAGATTTTAAGAGACATTTTGTGTAAGTCCGGTTCTAATTCAAATCTTCTAACTTAATTCTCGGATCTGCTGCTTTTAAAATTAAGTCGGCAATTAAATTACCAACAATTAATAATACTGCACTCATTACTAAACTGGCCATGACTAAATATTGGTCTTTAGCTAAAACAGCTTGTAGGGTTAATTTTCCTAAACCTGGCCAATTGAAGAAATTTTCTGTAATAAATGCACCACCTAACAAACCTGCTAATTCAAAACCCAATAAAGTAATTAATGGGTTAATAGCATTTCGCAAAGCATGAACATAAATAACGCGGTTTTCTGGAAGTCCTTTAGCGCGGGCAGTTTGAATATAATCTTGGCGCAAAACATCCAATAATTGACCCCGCATAATGCGTTGTAAACCAGCAAAACTGGTAATACTCAAAGCAATTAATGGTAAAACTGAATGCCAAGCAATATCAAGAATTTTACCTAACCATGTTAGTTCTGCATGATCAATACTCGTCATATTACCAACGGGAAAAAGTGGGGTAGTTAATTGGGCAAAAAATAGTAAAAATAAAACAGTGATAAAACTGGGAATACCTTGACCAGCGTAACTGACTATTTGTAAAATCTGGTCAGTTCTACGATTTTGTTTTACAGCAGCGAGAATACCCAAAGGAATTGCGATCGCCCATGTAATAATTAAAGAAGCGATCGCTAATAACAACGTGGCTGGAACTCGTTCCCATAACAGCGACGATACAGAACGTTGATAAACAAAACTTGTGCCAAAATCACCTTTAGTGACAATTTGCTGCAACCAAAATCCAAACTGTTCTGGCCAAGATTTATCTAAACCAAATTGTTGTCTAATTTCCTCAATCCGTTCTCGGGAAATTTTCGGATTTTGTCCCAGGGTATCTACATAATCCCCTGGAGAAAACTTCATAATAAAAAATGACAAAGCCGACGCTAAAAAAATTGTCAATAGCGCCTGTAAAAGCCGTTTCATCACATAAATAAAAGTTTCATTCGTAACTAACTTCATCAGCCAGTCTCGACTTGTCTCCAAGGAAATTTTTGTCATTGGTAATTGGTGATTGGTAATTGGTGATTGGTAATTGGTGATTGGATAATTTTCGTCTTCTTTCTTTCTTTCTTCTTCCTCCTGACTCCGAACTCCGAACTGACTAATATTCAACCAGTGAGATAATAGGGACATCAGGTAAATGTTTTCGTCCTTGCAAATCCCGTAGCTCGATGATAAACCCAAACCCTATGAGTTCACAGTCAATCTTTTGTACCAACTTTGCTGTTGCACTAGCAGTACCACCAGTAGCAATCAAATCATCCACAATTAAGATCTTACAACCTGGTTTCAAAGCATCCTGATGTACTTCTAATGTATCCGTACCATATTCTAGTTGATATTCAATAGAGTGAACCGCTGCTGGTAATTTTCCTTTTTTGCGAACAGGAATAAAACCCGCACCCAATTTATAAGCCACAGGCGCACCAAAAATGAACCCCCGCGACTCCATACCGATAATATAATCCACCTCAAGTTCAATTTCTGAACATTTTTGTGCTAAAAGGTCAATAGTATATCGCAATCCTGCTGGGTCGCTTAATAGAGTAGTGACATCTCGAAATAAAATTCCCGGCTTAGGAAAGTCTGGTATATCACGAATCAGAGATTTTAAATCCATATTTGTGAGTAGTTATTGGTCAATCAAGAAACAAAGGGTAAGAGGCCAAAAATTTCCCCGATCCCTGCCAAATCCTACCCTATAATGTCATAACCTAGAGACTAGTGGCGTTCGTTAAAAGTCAAAAGTCAAAAGTCAAAAGTCAAACCGAATAGGGTACAGGCTTTCAGGATATTTATCATGGTTGGTTTATTTACGCCTTTGTGTACTAGTAGTCTGTCAAGAACTAATTGACGGGTAAATAAATTTTTCCTCTTCCTTCTTCCTATCCCTAACGGGACGCTTCGCGAACGCGCTCTTTGCGTCCTTCGTGGTTCATTTCTTCTTTATCCGTCGAAATTTATTTGACAGACTACTAGTACCGCAAAGTGCAAGTCAAAAGTCAAAAATTAAAAGTCAAAAATCAAAATTTATAGGTCGTAATGTATATAATTGAACTGCCATATCGCGCCAGCGATTAGCCATGAGAGGTTAATATCAATCACTTTATTGGAAACGTATAAGGTATTTTATAGAATGAATGTCTCCGCTAGTATCCCATCTTTAAACAGCCCAAACGCTCAGGGAACGCCGATGATTTTGGATACTTTACCAGATCCAGCGATCGCCGGCCAAGTATGTCCAGCCAGAACTAGATTGCAAATAGATTTAATGTTATTAGCCATTGAAGCCTTAGAACTAGGCGGTTCTGAAGCCATTTTATCCTTTGCAGAAGAATTAGACCTCAAAGGAATCATCAAAAATCGGGTAAACTTATGGCGAATGCGAGCTTCTAACCCC harbors:
- a CDS encoding fimbria/pilus outer membrane usher protein yields the protein MKLRLNPIKLRLFIFFSFSSSLFNSTASLGQDSPSPSPNIPPKKENQDPTFEEIFKKPRNENQRVIVPFFIDGQQRGQVLLTLGNIPAVRIQAAPLLVETEKVIRPDTQAKLTSAVDTQGNLSLEVLLENGLQATFDRSKLELQIQVTPAQRRTNVAQLNTSRLPPDIEKAVLPSTFSGYVNFRADKDYIWSDSGQTNIGLQPLRLAVDGALNYQNWVFEGRGNFTEGREPAFTRGDLRVVRDAPAQALRYVVGDLALPITGYQNSQPQLGISVAKNFSLQPYLVTRPISQFEFFLEKDSLVDVLVNGRLQRTLQLRAGRQDIRDLPLNGGINDVELVIKDDVGQVQRLNFYKPVAGDLLAPGVQQFAYSVGVPSLESKGDRTYDFTQPILTLSHRLGITNQLTLGSYVQADFKQQLAGLEGIFATNYGNFGWDIALSHDQELGIDYAGKLRYEYLQVGANNPSQRSFRLTVESKGRNFVRVGEANPRNNFLYDITANYSQKLFWNMRGNLSTRYQFGRDIPNTYRVSLGLSRSFRNGLNVNLNLSQNLDRTGFGEQRADISFSWTLPRIRQSIQASSNINNRGEPTNRLNWNYNPLRTIGTPKPSLSLTQNDKSYNLNGRLSYTGYRFVWDLSHNAVFARDGNNTMANTTKFNVGTALVFADGYLGWSRPLNNSFALVIPKNSIKGQEIGINPISGGYTTRIDNLGFGVVPNLSPYNISNLIIDTVNLPIGIDVGDRVIKVLPSYNSGTLVQVGTDATVFLRGQLLNANGEPISLGSGQIVAVGDRNWQPVTIFTNRSGKFATSGLKPGRYEIRLFTDPPAMIPFAIPPDAKGIYDIGTVKIPSFF
- a CDS encoding fimbrial biogenesis chaperone, encoding MKLSIRHFFIFIFFVVLSSISPALAFKLEPISKVFEPAGAGATQSYKIINDTSEQIAVELSMVKRKISLEGQESTEKADDDFLVYPSQIILPPQGVQSVRVTWLGNPNPEKELNYRIIAEQLPINLKDTQQSQSQAIAAGIKITFRYIGSVYIRPKNTQSKVILNGITHEKSKDGKDLLVITFDNQGTRRAVLSELNLNLTSDKGTQFTLKSEQLEGVNNGLILAGSQRRFSIPWPQQLPIGKVTGTFTFKDVE
- a CDS encoding ABC transporter permease, with the translated sequence MTKISLETSRDWLMKLVTNETFIYVMKRLLQALLTIFLASALSFFIMKFSPGDYVDTLGQNPKISRERIEEIRQQFGLDKSWPEQFGFWLQQIVTKGDFGTSFVYQRSVSSLLWERVPATLLLAIASLIITWAIAIPLGILAAVKQNRRTDQILQIVSYAGQGIPSFITVLFLLFFAQLTTPLFPVGNMTSIDHAELTWLGKILDIAWHSVLPLIALSITSFAGLQRIMRGQLLDVLRQDYIQTARAKGLPENRVIYVHALRNAINPLITLLGFELAGLLGGAFITENFFNWPGLGKLTLQAVLAKDQYLVMASLVMSAVLLIVGNLIADLILKAADPRIKLEDLN
- a CDS encoding adenine phosphoribosyltransferase, with the protein product MDLKSLIRDIPDFPKPGILFRDVTTLLSDPAGLRYTIDLLAQKCSEIELEVDYIIGMESRGFIFGAPVAYKLGAGFIPVRKKGKLPAAVHSIEYQLEYGTDTLEVHQDALKPGCKILIVDDLIATGGTASATAKLVQKIDCELIGFGFIIELRDLQGRKHLPDVPIISLVEY